The following are encoded together in the Oncorhynchus clarkii lewisi isolate Uvic-CL-2024 chromosome 25, UVic_Ocla_1.0, whole genome shotgun sequence genome:
- the LOC139383306 gene encoding phospholipid-transporting ATPase VD-like isoform X1 has product MEQIHWVRRRWQQLVAADSGRGQYSAPAALPTKSSPVLHNTQLLTGKRRTVIARHGRHQQEYHSISKGCQGNSIRTTKYSLLSFIPMNLFQQFHRVANLYFLFLVMLNWIPVVEAFQKEITMIPLVVVLIVIAIKDALEDYRRYRFDQKVNNNIVTVYSGKRQMYVDQRWQDVHVGDFVRLSCNEIIPADMLLLYSSDPHGVCYIETANLDGETNLKQRQVVRDLPRQGSELTPENFHSRIECENPNNDLSRFRGFMEYPSKARVGLHNNNLLLRSCTIRNTETVIGIVVYAGHETKAMKNNNGPRYKRSKLERRLNVDVLWSVVLLVIMCLTAAIGHGLWLRNLKDTSFLIPDTTSPALSGFYLFWTMIIVLQVLIPISLYVSIEIVKLCQIFFIQNDVDFYNDYMDSRIQCRALNITEDLGQIQYVFSDKTGTLTENKMVFRRCTIAGVEYPHEENARRLEVYEEDEAMGCSHTLKSRASAKSLSCKSLSCNRSSVSLHTLTGHSEGEESPSPTLPRHSAFSSPMEKDIVPDPFLVQKLNCLSSPLFLLRDASMELTYIVDFFMALAICNTVVVSSPNQPRHVVEVPEVSRTPLKSLEDIKMLFQRFGLPRFSTLSPPHTTESPRSFTRRLFSRGKAASFTPSPSPTPTKLGTEPDGEPNLEASILSIKPGLDGVPGEDGDQGYEEEGERGSWKGEEDKMLHLNQGAWSGLENSNGGEGPPSEPGADELIYEAESPDEAALVHAARAYRCTLQGRSLERLLVELPGMGSLAVRLLHILPFDSTRKRMSVVVRHPLTNQVVVYTKGADSVIMDLAESPKGAEQSDGRQGHIREQTQKHLDNYAREGLRTLCIAKKVLEEEEYEMWLKRHAFAETSIENREELLLESAQRLETNLTLLGATGIVDRLQEEVPETIEALQRAGVKVWVLTGDKQETAINIACACKLLRTTDQLLTANCDSKEACKALLLELRAEVERGEAAEGTSGFTLVVDGRTLDFALQEDLKGDFLELSRRCRAVVCCRSTPLQKSHVVQLVRDQLRVMTLAIGDGANDVSMIQVADVGIGISGQEGMQAVMSSDFAISRFKHLRKLLLVHGHWCYTRLANMILYFFYKNVMYVNLLFWYQFFCGFSGSVMTNSWVLIFFNLLFTSAPPLLYGILDKDVSADTLIKLPELYKSGQNSKAYLPSTFWLTMLDALYQSLVCFFIPYFAYAGSDADMLSFGSPINASALLIILLHQVIESRTLTWLHVLVLVGSALFYFSFTLVFSVVCVTCSPPTNPLGVDKLQMSQPLFYGVCALTTVLALLPRFLFHALRNSISPSDTLKAALMDQLNPDNYCRRMQHWNQTQSKARGLIINVEDLDIKIPDFILPKELKECRAATGSVLS; this is encoded by the exons GGTGGCCAacctgtacttcctgttcctgGTGATGCTGAACTGGATCCCAGTGGTGGAGGCCTTTCAGAAGGAGATCACCATGATTCCCCTGGTAGTAGTGCTCATCGTCATCGCCATCAAGGATGCCCTGGAGGACTACCGCCGCTACCGCTTTGACCAGAAGGTCAACAACAACATCGTTACAGTGTACAGTGG GAAACGGCAGATGTATGTGGACCAGCGTTGGCAGGACGTCCATGTGGGGGACTTTGTCCGTCTGTCCTGTAATGAGATCATCCCTGCAGACATGCTGCTGCTGTACTCCTCTGACCCCCACGGCGTCTGCTACATCGAGACGGCCAACCTGGACGGGGAGACCAACCTCAAACAGAGACAAGTGGTCAGAGATCTGCCACGACAG GGTTCTGAGTTGACTCCAGAGAACTTCCACAGCCGCATTGAATGTGAGAACCCCAACAACGACCTCAGCCGGTTCCGAGGTTTCAT GGAGTACCCCAGTAAGGCTCGTGTGGGCTTACACAACAACAACCTCCTTCTGCGAAGCTGCACCATCCGCAACACGGAGACCGTCATAGGCATTGTGGTCTATGCAG GTCACGAGACCAAAGCCATGAAGAACAACAATGGACCGAGGTATAAACGCAGTAAATTGGAGCGCAGGCTGAACGTGGACGTGCTGTGGAGCGTTGTCCTGCTGGTCATCATGTGTCTGACTGCAGCTATAG GCCATGGTCTCTGGCTCAGGAACCTGAAGGACACTTCCTTTCTGATCCCTGATACCACGTCTCCTGCCCTGTCTGGCTTCTACCTGTTCTGGACCATGATCATAGTTTTACAG GTGCTCATCCCCATCTCCCTGTATGTGTCCATCGAGATCGTCAAACTGTGTCAAATCTTCTTCATCCAGAACGACGTGGACTTCTATAATGATTATATGGACTCCAGGATCCAGTGTCGGGCCCTGAACATCACAGAGGACCTGGGTCAGATTCAGTATGTGTTTTCAGACAAGACTGGCACGCTGACAGAAAACAAGATGGTGTTCAGGCGCTGCACCATTGCTGGGGTGGAGTACCCCCACGAGGAAAATG CGAGGAGGCTTGAAGTGTACGAGGAGGATGAGGCGATGGGTTGCTCCCATACGCTCAAGTCACGTGCCAGCGCCAAGTCCCTGAGCTGCAAGTCACTCAGCTGCAACCGCAGCTCTGTGTCCCTGCACACACTGACAGGCCACTCTGAGGGGGAGGAGTCACCCAGCCCCACCCTGCCCCGACACAGCGCCTTCAGTAGCCCCATG GAGAAGGACATAGTCCCAGACCCTTTCCTGGTTCAGAAGCTgaactgtctgtcctctccactctTCCTTCTGAGGGACGCCAGTATGGAGCTCACCTACATCGTTGACTTCTTCATGGCTCTGGCCATCTGCAACACGGTAGTGGTGTCTTCTCCCAACCAGCCCCGCCATGTG GTCGAGGTGCCTGAGGTCTCCCGTACCCCCCTTAAATCCCTGGAGGACATCAAGATGCTGTTCCAGCGTTTTGGCCTCCCCCGcttctccacactctctcctccccacacTACAGAGAGCCCTCGCAGCTTCACACGCAGGCTCTTTTCCAGGGGCAAAGCAGCCTCCTTCACCCCCAGCCCCTCCCCTACCCCCACCAAGCTGGGTACAGAGCCAGACGGGGAGCCTAACCTTGAGGCCTCCATCCTAAGTATCAAACCAGGGCTGGATGGGGTCCCTGGAGAGGATGGGGACCAAGGgtatgaggaggagggagagcgtGGCTCTTGGAAAGGTGAAGAGGACAAGATGTTACACCTCAACCAGGGGGCCTGGAGCGGGCTGGAGAACTCAAACGGAGGCGAAGGCCCTCCCAGTGAACCTGGGGCAGATGAACTGATCTACGAGGCGGAGAGCCCTGACGAGGCGGCTCTGGTCCACGCGGCCAGGGCCTACCGCTGCACCCTGCAGGGACGCTCACTCGAGCGCCTTCTGGTGGAGCTGCCAGGGATGGGCAGCCTGGCTGTGCGCCTGCTCCATATCCTGCCCTTCGACTCCACTCGCAAGAGGATGTCTGTGGTGGTCCGCCACCCGCTCACCAACCAGGTGGTGGTCTACACCAAGGGAGCCGACTCGGTCATCATGGACCTGGCAGAGTCACCTAAAGGTGCTGAGCAGTCAGACGGGAGACAGGGTCACATCAGAGAACAAACCCAGAAACACCTAGACAACTACGCCAGGGAAGGCCTTCGCACCCTCTGCATCGCTAAGAAG gtgttggaggaggaggagtatgaAATGTGGTTGAAGCGTCATGCATTTGCAGAGACCAgtatagagaacagagaggagcttCTACTGGAGTCTGCACAGAGACTGGAAACCAACCTCACGCTACTGG GGGCAACAGGGATTGTGGATAGACTGCAGGAAGAGGTGCCAGAGACCATTGAGGCACTACAGAGAGCAGGGGTCAAAGTATGGGTCCTCACAGGGGACAAACAAGAGACTGCCATAAATATCGCCTGTGCCTGCAAACTGCTTAGGACCACAGACCAACTGCTGACTGCTAACTGTGATAGCAAG GAGGCCTGCAAGGCCTTGTTGCTGGAGCTGCGGGCGGAGGTGGAGCGTGGCGAGGCAGCTGAGGGCACGTCAGGCTTCACCCTGGTGGTGGACGGGCGCACACTGGACTTCGCCCTGCAGGAGGACCTGAAAGGGGACTTCCTGGAGCTGAGCCGGCGCTGCAGGGCCGTGGTCTGCTGCCGCTCCACTCCACTTCAGAAGAGCCATGTGGTACAACTGGTACGGGACCAGCTCCGAGTCATGACCCTCGCCATAG GTGATGGCGCCAATGATGTCAGTATGATCCAGGTGGCAGATGTTGGCATTGGGATATCTGGCCAGGAGGGCATGCAGGCTGTGATGTCCAGTGACTTTGCCATCTCCAGGTTTAAACACCTCCGCAAGCTACTGTTGGTCCATGGCCACTGGTGCTACACACGCCTGGCCAACATGATTCTCTACTTCTTCTACAAGAATGTG atgtatgtGAATCTTCTGTTCTGGTACCAGTTCTTCTGTGGTTTCTCGGGGAGCGTCATGACCAACTCCTGGGTGCTCATCTTCTTCAACCTCCTCTTCACCTCCGCCCCTCCCCTTCTCTACGGGATCCTGGACAAAGACGTGTCTGCAGATACCCTCATTAAGTTACCGGAGCTCTACAAATCCGGACAGAATTCCAAG GCCTACCTCCCTTCTACCTTCTGGCTGACGATGCTGGACGCTCTTTACCAAAGCCTTGTCTGTTTCTTCATTCCTTACTTT GCATATGCAGGGTCAGATGCAGACATGCTCTCCTTTGGGTCTCCCATCAACGCCTCGGCCCTCCTCATCATCCTACTACACCAGGTCATCGAGAGCCGCACACTG ACATGGCTACATGTGTTAGTGCTGGTGGGTAGTGCTCTCTTCTACTTCTCTTTCACCCTGGTcttcagtgtggtgtgtgtgacgtGTAGTCCCCCCACCAATCCCCTTGGTGTGGACAAGCTACAGATGTCCCAACCACTCTTCTATGGAGTATGTGCCCTCACCACCGTGCTGGCACTGCTACCAAG ATTCCTGTTCCATGCATTGCGCAACAGCATCTCCCCCTCTGACACACTGAAAGCTGCTCTGATGGACCAGCTCAACCCAGACAACTACTGTAGGAGGATGCAGCACTGGAACCAGACCCAGAGTAAAGCCAGGGGTCTCATCATCAACGTGGAAGACTTGGACATCAAGATCCCTGACTTTATACTCCCTAAAGAGCTGAAGGAATGCAGAGCTGCCACTGGCTCTGTGCTCTCCTGA
- the LOC139383306 gene encoding phospholipid-transporting ATPase VD-like isoform X2, translated as MEQIHWVRRRWQQLVAADSGRGQYSAPAALPTKSSPVLHNTQLLTGKRRTVIARHGRHQQEYHSISKGCQGNSIRTTKYSLLSFIPMNLFQQFHRKRQMYVDQRWQDVHVGDFVRLSCNEIIPADMLLLYSSDPHGVCYIETANLDGETNLKQRQVVRDLPRQGSELTPENFHSRIECENPNNDLSRFRGFMEYPSKARVGLHNNNLLLRSCTIRNTETVIGIVVYAGHETKAMKNNNGPRYKRSKLERRLNVDVLWSVVLLVIMCLTAAIGHGLWLRNLKDTSFLIPDTTSPALSGFYLFWTMIIVLQVLIPISLYVSIEIVKLCQIFFIQNDVDFYNDYMDSRIQCRALNITEDLGQIQYVFSDKTGTLTENKMVFRRCTIAGVEYPHEENARRLEVYEEDEAMGCSHTLKSRASAKSLSCKSLSCNRSSVSLHTLTGHSEGEESPSPTLPRHSAFSSPMEKDIVPDPFLVQKLNCLSSPLFLLRDASMELTYIVDFFMALAICNTVVVSSPNQPRHVVEVPEVSRTPLKSLEDIKMLFQRFGLPRFSTLSPPHTTESPRSFTRRLFSRGKAASFTPSPSPTPTKLGTEPDGEPNLEASILSIKPGLDGVPGEDGDQGYEEEGERGSWKGEEDKMLHLNQGAWSGLENSNGGEGPPSEPGADELIYEAESPDEAALVHAARAYRCTLQGRSLERLLVELPGMGSLAVRLLHILPFDSTRKRMSVVVRHPLTNQVVVYTKGADSVIMDLAESPKGAEQSDGRQGHIREQTQKHLDNYAREGLRTLCIAKKVLEEEEYEMWLKRHAFAETSIENREELLLESAQRLETNLTLLGATGIVDRLQEEVPETIEALQRAGVKVWVLTGDKQETAINIACACKLLRTTDQLLTANCDSKEACKALLLELRAEVERGEAAEGTSGFTLVVDGRTLDFALQEDLKGDFLELSRRCRAVVCCRSTPLQKSHVVQLVRDQLRVMTLAIGDGANDVSMIQVADVGIGISGQEGMQAVMSSDFAISRFKHLRKLLLVHGHWCYTRLANMILYFFYKNVMYVNLLFWYQFFCGFSGSVMTNSWVLIFFNLLFTSAPPLLYGILDKDVSADTLIKLPELYKSGQNSKAYLPSTFWLTMLDALYQSLVCFFIPYFAYAGSDADMLSFGSPINASALLIILLHQVIESRTLTWLHVLVLVGSALFYFSFTLVFSVVCVTCSPPTNPLGVDKLQMSQPLFYGVCALTTVLALLPRFLFHALRNSISPSDTLKAALMDQLNPDNYCRRMQHWNQTQSKARGLIINVEDLDIKIPDFILPKELKECRAATGSVLS; from the exons GAAACGGCAGATGTATGTGGACCAGCGTTGGCAGGACGTCCATGTGGGGGACTTTGTCCGTCTGTCCTGTAATGAGATCATCCCTGCAGACATGCTGCTGCTGTACTCCTCTGACCCCCACGGCGTCTGCTACATCGAGACGGCCAACCTGGACGGGGAGACCAACCTCAAACAGAGACAAGTGGTCAGAGATCTGCCACGACAG GGTTCTGAGTTGACTCCAGAGAACTTCCACAGCCGCATTGAATGTGAGAACCCCAACAACGACCTCAGCCGGTTCCGAGGTTTCAT GGAGTACCCCAGTAAGGCTCGTGTGGGCTTACACAACAACAACCTCCTTCTGCGAAGCTGCACCATCCGCAACACGGAGACCGTCATAGGCATTGTGGTCTATGCAG GTCACGAGACCAAAGCCATGAAGAACAACAATGGACCGAGGTATAAACGCAGTAAATTGGAGCGCAGGCTGAACGTGGACGTGCTGTGGAGCGTTGTCCTGCTGGTCATCATGTGTCTGACTGCAGCTATAG GCCATGGTCTCTGGCTCAGGAACCTGAAGGACACTTCCTTTCTGATCCCTGATACCACGTCTCCTGCCCTGTCTGGCTTCTACCTGTTCTGGACCATGATCATAGTTTTACAG GTGCTCATCCCCATCTCCCTGTATGTGTCCATCGAGATCGTCAAACTGTGTCAAATCTTCTTCATCCAGAACGACGTGGACTTCTATAATGATTATATGGACTCCAGGATCCAGTGTCGGGCCCTGAACATCACAGAGGACCTGGGTCAGATTCAGTATGTGTTTTCAGACAAGACTGGCACGCTGACAGAAAACAAGATGGTGTTCAGGCGCTGCACCATTGCTGGGGTGGAGTACCCCCACGAGGAAAATG CGAGGAGGCTTGAAGTGTACGAGGAGGATGAGGCGATGGGTTGCTCCCATACGCTCAAGTCACGTGCCAGCGCCAAGTCCCTGAGCTGCAAGTCACTCAGCTGCAACCGCAGCTCTGTGTCCCTGCACACACTGACAGGCCACTCTGAGGGGGAGGAGTCACCCAGCCCCACCCTGCCCCGACACAGCGCCTTCAGTAGCCCCATG GAGAAGGACATAGTCCCAGACCCTTTCCTGGTTCAGAAGCTgaactgtctgtcctctccactctTCCTTCTGAGGGACGCCAGTATGGAGCTCACCTACATCGTTGACTTCTTCATGGCTCTGGCCATCTGCAACACGGTAGTGGTGTCTTCTCCCAACCAGCCCCGCCATGTG GTCGAGGTGCCTGAGGTCTCCCGTACCCCCCTTAAATCCCTGGAGGACATCAAGATGCTGTTCCAGCGTTTTGGCCTCCCCCGcttctccacactctctcctccccacacTACAGAGAGCCCTCGCAGCTTCACACGCAGGCTCTTTTCCAGGGGCAAAGCAGCCTCCTTCACCCCCAGCCCCTCCCCTACCCCCACCAAGCTGGGTACAGAGCCAGACGGGGAGCCTAACCTTGAGGCCTCCATCCTAAGTATCAAACCAGGGCTGGATGGGGTCCCTGGAGAGGATGGGGACCAAGGgtatgaggaggagggagagcgtGGCTCTTGGAAAGGTGAAGAGGACAAGATGTTACACCTCAACCAGGGGGCCTGGAGCGGGCTGGAGAACTCAAACGGAGGCGAAGGCCCTCCCAGTGAACCTGGGGCAGATGAACTGATCTACGAGGCGGAGAGCCCTGACGAGGCGGCTCTGGTCCACGCGGCCAGGGCCTACCGCTGCACCCTGCAGGGACGCTCACTCGAGCGCCTTCTGGTGGAGCTGCCAGGGATGGGCAGCCTGGCTGTGCGCCTGCTCCATATCCTGCCCTTCGACTCCACTCGCAAGAGGATGTCTGTGGTGGTCCGCCACCCGCTCACCAACCAGGTGGTGGTCTACACCAAGGGAGCCGACTCGGTCATCATGGACCTGGCAGAGTCACCTAAAGGTGCTGAGCAGTCAGACGGGAGACAGGGTCACATCAGAGAACAAACCCAGAAACACCTAGACAACTACGCCAGGGAAGGCCTTCGCACCCTCTGCATCGCTAAGAAG gtgttggaggaggaggagtatgaAATGTGGTTGAAGCGTCATGCATTTGCAGAGACCAgtatagagaacagagaggagcttCTACTGGAGTCTGCACAGAGACTGGAAACCAACCTCACGCTACTGG GGGCAACAGGGATTGTGGATAGACTGCAGGAAGAGGTGCCAGAGACCATTGAGGCACTACAGAGAGCAGGGGTCAAAGTATGGGTCCTCACAGGGGACAAACAAGAGACTGCCATAAATATCGCCTGTGCCTGCAAACTGCTTAGGACCACAGACCAACTGCTGACTGCTAACTGTGATAGCAAG GAGGCCTGCAAGGCCTTGTTGCTGGAGCTGCGGGCGGAGGTGGAGCGTGGCGAGGCAGCTGAGGGCACGTCAGGCTTCACCCTGGTGGTGGACGGGCGCACACTGGACTTCGCCCTGCAGGAGGACCTGAAAGGGGACTTCCTGGAGCTGAGCCGGCGCTGCAGGGCCGTGGTCTGCTGCCGCTCCACTCCACTTCAGAAGAGCCATGTGGTACAACTGGTACGGGACCAGCTCCGAGTCATGACCCTCGCCATAG GTGATGGCGCCAATGATGTCAGTATGATCCAGGTGGCAGATGTTGGCATTGGGATATCTGGCCAGGAGGGCATGCAGGCTGTGATGTCCAGTGACTTTGCCATCTCCAGGTTTAAACACCTCCGCAAGCTACTGTTGGTCCATGGCCACTGGTGCTACACACGCCTGGCCAACATGATTCTCTACTTCTTCTACAAGAATGTG atgtatgtGAATCTTCTGTTCTGGTACCAGTTCTTCTGTGGTTTCTCGGGGAGCGTCATGACCAACTCCTGGGTGCTCATCTTCTTCAACCTCCTCTTCACCTCCGCCCCTCCCCTTCTCTACGGGATCCTGGACAAAGACGTGTCTGCAGATACCCTCATTAAGTTACCGGAGCTCTACAAATCCGGACAGAATTCCAAG GCCTACCTCCCTTCTACCTTCTGGCTGACGATGCTGGACGCTCTTTACCAAAGCCTTGTCTGTTTCTTCATTCCTTACTTT GCATATGCAGGGTCAGATGCAGACATGCTCTCCTTTGGGTCTCCCATCAACGCCTCGGCCCTCCTCATCATCCTACTACACCAGGTCATCGAGAGCCGCACACTG ACATGGCTACATGTGTTAGTGCTGGTGGGTAGTGCTCTCTTCTACTTCTCTTTCACCCTGGTcttcagtgtggtgtgtgtgacgtGTAGTCCCCCCACCAATCCCCTTGGTGTGGACAAGCTACAGATGTCCCAACCACTCTTCTATGGAGTATGTGCCCTCACCACCGTGCTGGCACTGCTACCAAG ATTCCTGTTCCATGCATTGCGCAACAGCATCTCCCCCTCTGACACACTGAAAGCTGCTCTGATGGACCAGCTCAACCCAGACAACTACTGTAGGAGGATGCAGCACTGGAACCAGACCCAGAGTAAAGCCAGGGGTCTCATCATCAACGTGGAAGACTTGGACATCAAGATCCCTGACTTTATACTCCCTAAAGAGCTGAAGGAATGCAGAGCTGCCACTGGCTCTGTGCTCTCCTGA